The bacterium genome contains the following window.
CTCCCAAAGCTGGCAGCCATCAGATGTGCGACCGCAAACAGTGCATTGGAATTTGGGAACGATGGGATTTTTACCTTTCCTAAAATATCCCAGGAACTTGACCCTCCCTCCACAGGCGATGCAGGTTCCTCCATCAAGCTGTGAAAAAGCAAGCCTCTCAAATCTTCTCTCCATCCTTCCCTGCCACAACCCTTCCGCCGACCATTCCCCCTCAAAAGTTGAGGGATGATAGAGGAGCTTGGGAGGGTCAATGTGCGATTTCTCCGAGAGGATTATCAAGCGAGGCATAGTTTTCTCAGCAAGCCTGGAGAGTGGGGAACGCTCGGAGGGAACCCAGAGAAGGGAGAGAGCGCCAGCGAGGAGAAAGAAAAGAATCATCCCCAAAAATCCACCCATTACCTCTTCTAAAATGCTTTCCTTTTTGCTAAAGAACCTTTTGAAAAGATGATAGGGAAATTCGCTGAAGAGAAAAGCAAGGAGGAAAAATAGGAAAATATAGCTAACTAGGGAGAGATGATGTAGAGTGAAGATGAGGGTCGTGAGAATAAGGGCGAGAATGGTGGAGAGGAACTCCAACCCCATTATCCTGGCTCCTCTCCAGAAACCGAAGAGGAAACCGACGATTATCAGGAGAAAGAAGAGGAAATCGGTCATTTTAGATAGGCACTAATTTCATCGCATTTTTGTAAAGGATTTTATCCAAAATATCTTGGGGAAGTGACAAAGAGGTGAGGAATTTATAAAGATTATCGTCAAAGAAGTCTCTTCCAAAGAGCAACCTGTCCTGGAACTCAAATATGAAGTTTATTGCGAAATCAATATCCCTCTGGAGGGCATTTAAACCGGAACCTGCGGATAAATCGCAATATAGGTTTGGGTAAGTCCTCAACATCTCTATTAGCTTTCCACCCTCTACGACCTTGCCCTGGGGATAATATACCTTATCGTATTGGTCATCGCCAGAAATATGAGCCCAGAACCCGGGACCGTGCCCGATGAAGATTGTTTCTGGGCAGGCTTTGATAGCCCTTTCAAAAGCCTCAATGCCTCCACCATACCACCAATTGGGGCGAGGGTATTTGACATTTGTAGGGATTTCGTAATCTATGTGGACGAGGACGGGGAGCTTTTTCTCGGCACAGAAGCGATACATTCTTATGGCATCGGGATTATCATACATCATCCTCAATTTCAGCTCTCCATAGACCCTCACTCCATAAAAGGAAATAGCGAAGGCGAGGCGGTCTATTGCGTCGGGCTTCCTTGGGTCGGGGGCGTAGCCGAGGACGAATTTATCGGGATATTTTTCAATATAGGGAAGGGAGAAAGAAAGAGGAATGGGTCCTTCGGGAGTTCCCGGGAGGAAGCTTAGAAACTCCGGGCTATACTCATCCTGGGGGCATTCCCAGGTGAGTAACCATGTTATATCTATCCCGTTTTCCTCCATATTTTCCACGAGCTTCTCGGGGGTATATCCATACCAGGCAGGGTGATTGTGGATATCTATAATCATCTTTGATCTCCTTTGGATAAGATTATACATAAGCAACCACCCTCTGTCATTCCTCCCA
Protein-coding sequences here:
- a CDS encoding amidohydrolase family protein; its protein translation is MIIDIHNHPAWYGYTPEKLVENMEENGIDITWLLTWECPQDEYSPEFLSFLPGTPEGPIPLSFSLPYIEKYPDKFVLGYAPDPRKPDAIDRLAFAISFYGVRVYGELKLRMMYDNPDAIRMYRFCAEKKLPVLVHIDYEIPTNVKYPRPNWWYGGGIEAFERAIKACPETIFIGHGPGFWAHISGDDQYDKVYYPQGKVVEGGKLIEMLRTYPNLYCDLSAGSGLNALQRDIDFAINFIFEFQDRLLFGRDFFDDNLYKFLTSLSLPQDILDKILYKNAMKLVPI